A window of Citrus sinensis cultivar Valencia sweet orange chromosome 7, DVS_A1.0, whole genome shotgun sequence contains these coding sequences:
- the LOC102615690 gene encoding metal transporter Nramp6 isoform X2 produces MHHSLRTKMLTKLLCPILSRKKREREKRWSLLLWGCKVFKLPQIHRKTSWKNLFAYIGPGFLVSIAYIDPGNFETDLQSGAQYKYELLWIILVASCAALIIQSLAANLGVVTGKHLAEHCRNEYPKVPNFILWVLAEIAIVACDIPEVIGTAFALNMLFKIPVWIGVLLTGFSTLILLALQQYGVRKLEFLIAFLVFTMAGCFFAELGYAKPEAKEVLHGLFVPQLKGNGATGLAISLLGAMVMPHNLFLHSALVLSRKIPRSVRSIKEACRFYMIESGFALAVAFLINVSVISVSGAVCSSSNLNPEDQASCKDLDLNKASFLLRNVLGSWSSKLFAIALLASGQSSTITGTYAGQYVMQGFLDLRLKPWLRNFLTRCLAIVPSLIVALIGGSAGAGQLIIIASMILSFELPFALVPLLKFTSSKVKMGMHANSIAITAITWIIGSLIMIINVYYLATSFIKFLFHGNLKLVEVVFLGIFGFSAMAVYLAGVAYLVLRKNKEASHLLALTTHENQHSTNESGNASLYSLPREDIASMQLPSRSGTVDID; encoded by the exons GACCAAATTGTTGTGCCCGAT ATTGTCcaggaaaaagagagagagagaaaaaaggtGGTCATTGCTGCTATGGGGATGCAAAGTTTTTAAATTGCCACAAATTCATAGA AAGACAAGCTGGAAAAACTTATTTGCTTACATAGGCCCTGGATTCCTTGTTTCCATAGCATATATAGATCCTGGAAATT TTGAAACGGATCTGCAGTCAGGAGCACAGTACAAGTACGAG TTACTCTGGATCATTTTAGTGGCTTCATGTGCGGCTCTTATAATTCAGTCTCTAGCAGCCAATCTCGGGGTTGTCACGG GAAAGCATTTGGCAGAGCACTGTAGAAATGAATACCCTAAGGTGCCGAACTTCATATTATGGGTTCTTGCTGAAATTGCTATAGTCGCGTGTGACATACCAGAAG TGATCGGAACAGCCTTCGCATTGAATATGCTCTTCAAAATTCCAGTGTGGATCGGTGTTCTTCTAACTGGGTTCAGTACTTTGATTCTTCTGGCATTGCAGCAATATGGG GTTAGGAAGCTTGAATTTTTGATTGCTTTTCTTGTATTTACCATGGCCGGATGCTTTTTTGCGGAGCTTGGCTATGCAAAGCCTGAAGCAAAAGAAGTTCTGCATGGACTTTTTGTTCCTCAACTTAAAGGAAATGGTGCTACTGGTCTCGCAATTTCACTTCTTGGTGCTATGGTTATGCC ACACAATCTCTTTCTCCACTCAGCATTGGTGCTTTCTAGGAAAATCCCAAGATCTGTTAGGAGCATCAAG GAAGCTTGCAGATTTTATATGATTGAAAGTGGCTTTGCTTTAGCAGTGGCTTTTCTCATTAATGTGTCAGTTATTTCTGTAAGTGGTGCGGTTTGCAGTTCCTCAAACTTAAATCCGGAAGATCAAGCTAGCTGCAAGGACTTGGACTTAAATAAAGCCTCCTTTTTACTTAGA AATGTCTTAGGTAGTTGGAGTTCAAAACTTTTTGCAATTGCTTTGTTGGCATCAGGTCAGAGTTCTACTATAACTGGAACTTATGCAGGACAATATGTTATGCAG GGCTTTCTTGACTTACGATTGAAGCCATGGCTTCGGAACTTTCTAACTCGATGCTTGGCAATAGTGCCTAGTCTAATTGTTGCACTGATTGGTGGTTCTGCTGGCGCAGGACAACTCATTATTATTGCATCG ATGATTCTTTCATTTGAGCTCCCTTTTGCTCTTGTGCCACTTCTCAAGTTTACCAGCAGCAAGGTGAAGATGGGGATGCATGCCAACTCAATTGCG ATTACAGCTATTACATGGATCATCGGTTCCctgataatgataataaatgtATACTATCTCGCGACAAGCTTCATCAAGTTCCTTTTTCATGGCAATTTAAAACTCGTGGAAGTTGTTTTCTTGGGAATATTTGGGTTTTCGGCAATGGCAGTATATTTGGCTGGAGTGGCTTACTTGGTCTTGCGAAAAAATAAGGAAGCTTCACACCTTTTGGCACTAACAACACATGAAAACCAACATTCAACTAACGAGTCTGGCAATGCATCCCTTTACAGTCTCCCTAGAGAAGACATAGCAAGCATGCAGCTTCCTTCGAGGAGTGGAACAGTAGACATAGACTAG
- the LOC102615690 gene encoding metal transporter Nramp6 isoform X1: protein MAASATGQPQFIASTGGNRSFSNAPLIKNEDADQIVVPDKTSWKNLFAYIGPGFLVSIAYIDPGNFETDLQSGAQYKYELLWIILVASCAALIIQSLAANLGVVTGKHLAEHCRNEYPKVPNFILWVLAEIAIVACDIPEVIGTAFALNMLFKIPVWIGVLLTGFSTLILLALQQYGVRKLEFLIAFLVFTMAGCFFAELGYAKPEAKEVLHGLFVPQLKGNGATGLAISLLGAMVMPHNLFLHSALVLSRKIPRSVRSIKEACRFYMIESGFALAVAFLINVSVISVSGAVCSSSNLNPEDQASCKDLDLNKASFLLRNVLGSWSSKLFAIALLASGQSSTITGTYAGQYVMQGFLDLRLKPWLRNFLTRCLAIVPSLIVALIGGSAGAGQLIIIASMILSFELPFALVPLLKFTSSKVKMGMHANSIAITAITWIIGSLIMIINVYYLATSFIKFLFHGNLKLVEVVFLGIFGFSAMAVYLAGVAYLVLRKNKEASHLLALTTHENQHSTNESGNASLYSLPREDIASMQLPSRSGTVDID, encoded by the exons GACCAAATTGTTGTGCCCGAT AAGACAAGCTGGAAAAACTTATTTGCTTACATAGGCCCTGGATTCCTTGTTTCCATAGCATATATAGATCCTGGAAATT TTGAAACGGATCTGCAGTCAGGAGCACAGTACAAGTACGAG TTACTCTGGATCATTTTAGTGGCTTCATGTGCGGCTCTTATAATTCAGTCTCTAGCAGCCAATCTCGGGGTTGTCACGG GAAAGCATTTGGCAGAGCACTGTAGAAATGAATACCCTAAGGTGCCGAACTTCATATTATGGGTTCTTGCTGAAATTGCTATAGTCGCGTGTGACATACCAGAAG TGATCGGAACAGCCTTCGCATTGAATATGCTCTTCAAAATTCCAGTGTGGATCGGTGTTCTTCTAACTGGGTTCAGTACTTTGATTCTTCTGGCATTGCAGCAATATGGG GTTAGGAAGCTTGAATTTTTGATTGCTTTTCTTGTATTTACCATGGCCGGATGCTTTTTTGCGGAGCTTGGCTATGCAAAGCCTGAAGCAAAAGAAGTTCTGCATGGACTTTTTGTTCCTCAACTTAAAGGAAATGGTGCTACTGGTCTCGCAATTTCACTTCTTGGTGCTATGGTTATGCC ACACAATCTCTTTCTCCACTCAGCATTGGTGCTTTCTAGGAAAATCCCAAGATCTGTTAGGAGCATCAAG GAAGCTTGCAGATTTTATATGATTGAAAGTGGCTTTGCTTTAGCAGTGGCTTTTCTCATTAATGTGTCAGTTATTTCTGTAAGTGGTGCGGTTTGCAGTTCCTCAAACTTAAATCCGGAAGATCAAGCTAGCTGCAAGGACTTGGACTTAAATAAAGCCTCCTTTTTACTTAGA AATGTCTTAGGTAGTTGGAGTTCAAAACTTTTTGCAATTGCTTTGTTGGCATCAGGTCAGAGTTCTACTATAACTGGAACTTATGCAGGACAATATGTTATGCAG GGCTTTCTTGACTTACGATTGAAGCCATGGCTTCGGAACTTTCTAACTCGATGCTTGGCAATAGTGCCTAGTCTAATTGTTGCACTGATTGGTGGTTCTGCTGGCGCAGGACAACTCATTATTATTGCATCG ATGATTCTTTCATTTGAGCTCCCTTTTGCTCTTGTGCCACTTCTCAAGTTTACCAGCAGCAAGGTGAAGATGGGGATGCATGCCAACTCAATTGCG ATTACAGCTATTACATGGATCATCGGTTCCctgataatgataataaatgtATACTATCTCGCGACAAGCTTCATCAAGTTCCTTTTTCATGGCAATTTAAAACTCGTGGAAGTTGTTTTCTTGGGAATATTTGGGTTTTCGGCAATGGCAGTATATTTGGCTGGAGTGGCTTACTTGGTCTTGCGAAAAAATAAGGAAGCTTCACACCTTTTGGCACTAACAACACATGAAAACCAACATTCAACTAACGAGTCTGGCAATGCATCCCTTTACAGTCTCCCTAGAGAAGACATAGCAAGCATGCAGCTTCCTTCGAGGAGTGGAACAGTAGACATAGACTAG